The genomic segment TCCGCAAACAGGACTATCAGGTAATGAGGTTGGATGAAGCAGGATTCCTGAATTTCTTTCCAATTTCACTTTTTGTTATCTCTAAAAAATAGAAAAAAAATAGTAATAATGCTATTTTTTTATTAAATTCAAAATGAATACCATTTAGATGGGAAATCTTTTTCTTAAATATCAAAAAAAATAATTTAGTAATTTCATATTAACAAATTATTTAATAATATAAAAATTAAATTTAAAAAACTCAATTTCTTCTTGAGTTAAAACAAGATCCTCAAAATATTTCTTTCCAACAATAGTATTATCTAGATAAACGGTTTAATAAGATTTTGAAGTAAGCCGTACAAGCGAGGGATGATTTAACTTGAGATTTTATATTTTTTTCATTCCAAACAAACTCTTGCTTTAAAGACCCAATTACATAAATCAAGCTCTCTATAACTAAGTGTTTCCGAAAAAATCACGGTTAAAATCTTTAAGCCTTTACCTGAAGTCAAATTATTAATGTTTTCAAAAGAAAATTCTTCAGAAGAAATTACTTTCACATAGCCACCCCAAACAAAAGGCAGGCCAATGATTCCCAGTTAAAAACCTTAAAATAGAGTTTTAAAAGAAAAAATATAAAAAAGCTTTTATACGATCATGTCTCAACATAACGGTAGATTAGTAAATATCATTTGTTGCTTGCTGTGGAACCGTGACCAGTTTTATTACTGCAGCGAATCCTGAGCCTACTAGTCTCGAGCATGACACTAATAGACTCAGATTAATTAGTGGGACATCCAATACAGCACTAGCTAAAGAAATTGCGACTTATATGGGGATAACCAATGTCCCTCTAGTTTCAAAAAGGTTCGCAGATGGGGAGCTCTATGTGCAAATCCAGCAATCAATTAGAGGATGTGATGTTTTTCTAATACAACCAACCTGTGCTCCTGTTAATGACAGCTTAATGGAGCTAATGATCATGGTTGATGCTTGTAAAAGAGCATCTGCCAGACAAATTACAGCTGTAATTCCCTATTTTGGTTACGCCAGAGCAGACAGAAAGACAGCTGGTAGAGAGTCAATAACTGCGAAGCTAACCGCAAATATTCTTGTGAAGTCAGGAGTAGATAGAGTACTCGCAATGGACTTACATTCCGCACAAATCCAAGGTTATTTCGATATCCCGTGCGATCACATATATGGTTCACCTGTTTTAGTTGATTATCTGTCAACCATGAAGCTTGATGAAATAGTAGTCGTCTCTCCGGATGTAGGTGGAGTGGCCAGAGCCAGAGCTTTTGCTAAGCAAATGAAGGACTCACCTCTAGCAATTATTGATAAACGTCGATCAGGGCATAATGTTGCCGAAAGCCTCACAGTGATTGGGGAAGTCTCTGGCAAAACTGCAATATTGATTGATGATATGATTGACACTGGAGGTACTATTTGCGCTGGGGCTGAATTACTTAGGAAGGAGGGTGCTAAAAAAGTTATTGCATGTGCATCTCATGCTGTTTTCTCTCCACCTGCTTACGCGAGGCTTTCAAAAGAAGGCCTTTTTGAACAAGTTATTGTTACTAATAGCATTCCGGTGCCAAGTAATTTAGATTTCTCACAATTGAAGGTCTTATCAGTTGCAAATATGCTTGGAGAAGCTATTTGGAGAATTCATGAAGAAAGTTCTGTTAGCTCAATGTTCAGATGAATTTTTAAATTTAATTCAAAATCAGTTCCACTACCTCTCTTGTATTAGAAGATATATTTGCTTTATTTAATTTTAATAGTGATTCATACATCCCTTCCTTATTTTTATTTATATAAGTTTTCCATTTACTAAAAACTTTTACCATTCTTGAAGCCGTTATTGGGTTAATTTTATCTACCTCTATTAATTTATCTGCCATAAATAAATAACCTTGTCCATCAAGAGAATGAAATAAATCAATATTTTTACTAAATCCTCCGAGAACAGCTCGTATGGCATTTGGAGCCTTCCAATCAAATTTAGGATGTGATAGTAATTTTTCAATCACATTAATTCCTCGCTTATGAGGTCTTGAGGCCTCATAAGCGAACCATGAGTCTAAGACCACTGGATTTTCTTTCCAAAGGTTATAAAACAGATTAGAAGCTTCTTCGGTCAATGTGTTATCGAGTGGTTTTAATGCTCCTAAAGCCGCCCTTGATATTGTCATTGAAGAATGACTAATTGATTCAACACAATTTTTTTGCACATCTATATCGCCCGCAAGAGATAAATAAAACCATATAGTCCCTAGTAGTTTTCTCTCTCCTCTACCCATTGGCCATTGATGATCAATATTAACTAATAAATTTTTAGATATTATTCTTAGCTCTTGAAGAATTTCATTACCAATTAAAACTTGGAAATCTATTGATTCTCTATAAATTCTTATTGGATCAACTTTTGTGAATAAGGATTCCAATTCTGCAAAACCAGGTATTGCTATAAGAGTTGCTAAGAAAAAAGGATCATTAATTTCTAAGGATTTTATGGTTTGTTTAATAGCATTAATAAACCTATCTTCCAATGAATAATTGGCTTTATTGCAAAGCCTAGTC from the Prochlorococcus marinus str. NATL2A genome contains:
- a CDS encoding ribose-phosphate pyrophosphokinase, with the translated sequence MTSFITAANPEPTSLEHDTNRLRLISGTSNTALAKEIATYMGITNVPLVSKRFADGELYVQIQQSIRGCDVFLIQPTCAPVNDSLMELMIMVDACKRASARQITAVIPYFGYARADRKTAGRESITAKLTANILVKSGVDRVLAMDLHSAQIQGYFDIPCDHIYGSPVLVDYLSTMKLDEIVVVSPDVGGVARARAFAKQMKDSPLAIIDKRRSGHNVAESLTVIGEVSGKTAILIDDMIDTGGTICAGAELLRKEGAKKVIACASHAVFSPPAYARLSKEGLFEQVIVTNSIPVPSNLDFSQLKVLSVANMLGEAIWRIHEESSVSSMFR